The DNA sequence GGGGTGTGGGTGTGAGACGCCTTACCCCGCTCCATTTTCCTGCCGGGCCTCTTTGCGGGCCTTTCGGCCCAGATAGCCGCCGTGGTGGAATTTGGCGTAGTCGGCCTTGGTGAAGCGCTTTCTGTCCATCAGCACCAGGGCCAGGGCGTCGCCCAGCGCCATCATCGCCGTTGTACTTGATGACGGGGTCAGGCCGAGCGAACAGGGCTCTTTGATCGCGCCGATACGCAGCACCACGTCGCTCTGGCGGGCGATGGGAGAACGCGGGTGGCTGGTGATGGCGATCAGCGGCATGCTGTTGAGCGCCTTGGCCCGGTCGAGCATCTCGATCACCTCGCGCGTTTTGCCGCTGTTGGAGAAGGTGATCATGACATCGTCCTTGGTGACTAGGCCGAGGTCGCCGTGGGCGGCTTCTCCGGGATGTAGAAAACAGGCCGGCGTGCCGGTCGATGACAGGGTGGTGGCGACCTTCAGGGCTACGATGCCGACCTTGCCCATGCCGGTGGTGATGACCTTGCCCTTGCAGCGCTGCAAGATGTCAACCGCGTGGACAAAATCGGCGCTGAGCGGAATGGCTCGAATGGCCTCGGCCTCGGCGTTGAGAATCGTCCGGGCCCGGGTGAGTTCGGGAGACAGATTGAGCGGCTTTTTCTTGTGAGTCGGCATGGTTATTTCTGTGCGGCTCTGGTCTAAAAGGGAATCGTGATCTCCTCATGGGTAGCTTTTGTTATCACGATTCCCTTTCTTGGCGCGGGCTCTGCCCGCCCGACGCCGACCGCCGGTCTTTTTCGCGCTTCGACGGCCGCTGGTTTGCGTTACCTCGGGCGTGCCAAAGGAAAGCGTGCCGTCCTGTTGGTGTGGGTTGGTCTCAGGATGCCCTTTGCCGGTCGGGGCGGCTAAACCCAGGCTCTGCTGTTCCAGAGCCTGCAAACGGTTGCGCAGTTCGGCGGCTTGTTCAAACTCCAGGGCGGCCGCAGCCTGCTGCATGGCTTTGCGGGTGTCTTCGATCTGTTTGGCCAGCTGCTGGGCGGACACATAGTCCGGGCTGTCCTCTGCAATAGCTGGAACGTCTGCATAGTCGGCCTCATATGCCTTGACCAGGGGCGAGGCCAGGGCCTTCTGGATGCTCTGCGGCGTGATCTTGTGGCGTTTGTTGTAGGCTGCCTGAATCCGACGCCGGCGCTGGGTCTCGTCAAGAGCCCGGCGCATGGAGACGGTGAGCGTATCGGCATACATCAAGACCTGGCCGTTGACATTGCGCGCCGCCCGGCCAATGGTCTGGATCAGCGAGCGCTCGGAGCGCAGATAGCCCTCTTTGTCGGCGTCGAGAATCGCCACCAGCGACACCTCGGGGATGTCCAACCCCTCGCGCAACAGGTTGATGCCGATCAACACGTCAAACGTGCCGCGCCGCAGGGCGCGCAGGATCTCGACCCGCTCGATGGTGTCGATGTCGGAGTGGAGGTAGCGGACCTTGATGCCGATGTCCTGGTAATAATCGGTCAGGTCTTCGGCCAGCCGTTTGGTCAGGG is a window from the Desulfurellaceae bacterium genome containing:
- a CDS encoding SIS domain-containing protein; translation: MPTHKKKPLNLSPELTRARTILNAEAEAIRAIPLSADFVHAVDILQRCKGKVITTGMGKVGIVALKVATTLSSTGTPACFLHPGEAAHGDLGLVTKDDVMITFSNSGKTREVIEMLDRAKALNSMPLIAITSHPRSPIARQSDVVLRIGAIKEPCSLGLTPSSSTTAMMALGDALALVLMDRKRFTKADYAKFHHGGYLGRKARKEARQENGAG